A genomic segment from Limisphaera ngatamarikiensis encodes:
- a CDS encoding prepilin-type N-terminal cleavage/methylation domain-containing protein: MKIVRWIWRRGRVGSSAWARGRAAGFTLVELLLVLGIVGLLAGLLLPALVRAKVAGRQARCAGQLRQLAVAMQLYLDDSGGWFVPAYGYEVRDGVRYLRAWDFTTVEGDPAQVLPGTLWQGTTAPAVHQCPEYRGPANWAVDPYTGYNYNTSYLGHGQFESIPEPARLGAVRHPAGTVMFGDGQYGGGANKFMRAPWPNPGDASFRGRWAGTQGFRHGGRTLAAFVDGHGEALKQRFVENADGAARVAAGTGFLSADNSLYDLE, translated from the coding sequence ATGAAGATTGTGAGATGGATTTGGCGCAGGGGCCGGGTGGGGTCGTCCGCGTGGGCGCGCGGTCGGGCAGCCGGCTTTACGCTGGTGGAACTGCTGCTGGTGTTGGGGATTGTGGGGCTGCTGGCCGGGCTGCTGCTGCCGGCGTTGGTGCGTGCCAAAGTGGCGGGTCGGCAGGCCCGGTGCGCCGGGCAGCTGCGGCAACTGGCAGTGGCGATGCAGCTGTACCTGGACGACTCCGGCGGTTGGTTTGTGCCCGCGTACGGATACGAAGTGCGTGATGGGGTACGGTATCTGCGGGCGTGGGATTTCACGACCGTGGAGGGAGATCCGGCGCAGGTGTTGCCCGGGACATTGTGGCAGGGCACAACCGCTCCGGCGGTGCACCAATGTCCGGAGTATCGGGGCCCGGCCAACTGGGCCGTCGACCCTTACACGGGTTACAACTACAACACCAGCTACCTGGGCCACGGCCAGTTCGAGTCCATACCCGAACCGGCGCGGCTGGGGGCGGTGCGGCATCCGGCCGGCACGGTGATGTTTGGCGACGGCCAATATGGCGGGGGCGCCAACAAGTTCATGCGGGCGCCGTGGCCCAATCCGGGGGATGCATCCTTTCGCGGGCGTTGGGCGGGGACGCAAGGGTTTCGCCATGGTGGCCGCACCCTGGCGGCGTTTGTGGACGGGCACGGAGAAGCCCTGAAACAGCGGTTTGTGGAAAACGCGGACGGGGCGGCGCGTGTCGCCGCGGGCACGGGCTTTTTGTCGGCGGACAATTCGCTGTACGACCTGGAGTGA